TATTATTTACTTAAAATTACCAATGAAAGGAGATGATTATATTGACTCAGGTCGAAGTAAAAAGAGATGAATCTTTTGAATCTGCTCTGCGCCGCTTTAAGAAAAAGATTGAGCAGGAGGGGATTTTGCGGGAAGTCCGCGACCGTAAACATTACGAAAAACCCAGTGAACGCAAAAGAAAGAAAGCCAAAGCTAGAAAATAAGCATGAGTTCTCAGAGTAATCTTCGTAAGCCTGCTGTAGCCGGGCAATTTTATCCGTCAAGCGCAGAAGGCCTTAATTCAATGATCGCTTCTTTTGCGGATACGAAAACGCAGAAAAGTGATTGTTTAGGAGTAATCCTTCCTCATGCTGGATATATCTATTCCGGAAAAGTCGCTACCCAGATTATCTCTGGAATAAATATAAAAGAAAATATAGTTCTTCTGGGGCCCAATCATACAGGCCGGGGGGCTGTTTTTAGCATAATGACTCAAGGATCTTGGCAGACTCCGTTGGGTAACTTAGAGATTAATTCTAAACTTGCAAATTTATTATTGAGCAAATCCAGATTCTTGAAAAATGACTCCTTAGCGCACCAGGATGAGCATTCCTTAGAAGTTGAGCTGCCTATATTACAATATTTCAGGAGAGACTTTAAGATTGTTCCAATTGCTATGATGACTGATGATTTGTCTATGCTTAGTGAAGTGGCGGAAAGTTTAGCAGAGGTAATTAATGAGAACGATCTTAAAAATTCTACCATGTTTATTGCCAGTTCAGATATGACACATTATGAATCGCAAAAGAGCGCGCAAAGTAAAGATGCGCTGGCAATTGAAGCGATAGTTACTTTAGATGAATATAGGTTAGAATTACTTGTTAAGAAACTGAGTATTTCTATGTGTGGTTTTGCTCCGGTTGCAGTTTTAATAAAAGCAGCTAAGCTGCTCGGAGCTAAAGGGGCTAAGTTAATTAAATATCAAACTAGCGGCGATGCCACTGGTGATACAAGCAGTGTCGTAGGCTATGCCGGAATCACAATTTATTAAACTATGGATGAGATAAATAAATCAGAGAATAACGGTTTGGCTTCTGATACTCAAAATCGGAAAAAAATTGATGAAAGCTGGAAACAGGCAGTAGAAAAAGAAAAGCAGGAGCCGCAAGATAAAAAAGGTTTTGTTCCTCCTGAAGCAGATTTTAAATTTTTTATCACCACTTTGACTCTCCAGGCTTCTATTGCCCTGGGACATATGGCAAATCCATCAAGCGGTAAGGTTGAGAAAGATCCTGCTCAAGCAAAATTCCTTATTGATACATTAGCCATGTTAGAGGAGAAGACCAAAGGTAATCTTACCAAGGAAGAGATGGATCTATTAGAGAATTTACTTTACGAGCTGAGAGTAGCCTATCTTGCCAAAGAAGAGGATAAGCCTAAATGATCGATAAAGAGTTGCTTGATATTTTGGTTTGCCCTGCTTGTAAAGGGGATGTGGAATTAAAAGCAAGAAAAATAGTTTGTAAAAAATGCGGTAAAACTTATCCGGTGTCCGACGGAATCCCGATTATGTTAATTGATCAGGCACAATGATAAAGATTTTGGTTATTCACGGCCCTAATCTTGATCTTCTTGGGAGGAGGGAACCGGCAATTTACGGCCACATAACTTTAGCCAAGATCAATCAGATGCTCAAAATCGAGGCTAAGAAAAATAAAGTTACTTTGGTAATCAAGCAATCTAATCATGAAGGCGCTATCGTAGATTTAATTGGTAAGGCTAAAAAAAATAAATTCCAAGGTATTTTGATTAATCCGGCTGCTTACACCCATACAAGCGTTGCTGTCCGCGATGCTATAGCTGGTTGTGGATTGAACGCGGTGGAGGTGCATCTTTCCAATATTTATTCCCGCGAGGAGTTTAGGCATAAGTCACTGATTAGCCCTGTAGCAAGCGGTACCATTCTGGGGTTTGGCGCCAAAAGCTATTTACTGGGCTTGGCCGCTCTTCTTGACTTAATCAATAAAAAATGAATTATCGTTTGAGAAGTATATATCCTGTGTTAAAGCAGAGAAACCTTGATGCTTTATTAGTGACTTGCCCGGCTAATATATCATATTTGGCGCAAGCGCAAAGCCGGGATTCCTATCTTTTGGTTTCTCCAAAAGAAAATATCTATTTTACTGATTCCCGTTATACTGAAGAAGCAAAGATTTTTTTAAAAGGCCAGGCTACTCTTAAAGAGTGTAATGGCCGCGTTTTCTGGCACATTGCTCAATCAATTCTTGATTTGAAGTTAGAGAGGGTAGGTTTTGAGGAAAGGAATTTGCCATTTGCGGAGTTTAACAGGATTAAGGAGTATGCAGTAGGAAGTTTCAATCTGATTCCTACGCATAGCATAGTAGAAGATAAAAGGGTTGTTAAAGACCCCCAAGAAATCATGAGGATCAAAAAAGCTACCAGTATAACTGCTTTAGCTTTGGAATATATCGGACAATTTATTGTTCCAGGAATAAAAGAGATAGAGATTGTAGCTGAATTTGAACGTTTCATAAGGTATCAGGGTGCTGGTGGCCCTGCATTTGATATAATCGTGGCCAGCGGGCCAAATTCAAGCCGTCCACATCATATATCTGGAGAAAGAAAGCTTAAAAATAATGAACCCGTGCTTATTGACCTGGGAGTTGATTATCAGGGCTATAAATCTGACTTGACAAGGGTTTTCTTTTTGGGTAAAATAAATATTCTTGTGCGGAAGGTTTACGACATTGTTCTTACTGCTCAAGAATTAGCTATAAAAAGAATTCGGCCCGGAGCAGAAATGGCTCAAATTGATAGAGTTGCGCGTTCTTACATAGCTAAAAAAGGTTATCGTAAGTATTTTACCCATAATTTAGGGCATGGTTTTGGTATTGAGGTACATGAAGATCCGCGGATTTCAGGTAACGAAACCAGCGCACTTAAGCCGGGGATGATTTTTACGGTGGAACCGGGGATCTATTTACCTGGAAAATTCGGAATAAGAATCGAAGATATGGTTTTAATAACAAGAAAAGGATGCGAGGTGTTAAGTGGCTCTATCAATAAATGAAATTAAATCAGGGGTAACTATTTTAGTCGATGGTGATGTCTACGTTTGCCTTGACGCTCAGCATGTCAAGCCCGGTAAGGGGGCAGCTTTTGTGCGAGCGCGCCTGCGTAATATGAAAAATAATAATATCCAGGAGAAAACCTTCCGCGGAGATGATAAGATAGAACAGGCTTTTATTGAGGAACGAAAGTTGCAATATCAATATTCAAGCGGTGGGATGTTCCATTTTATGGATACTGAAAATTTTGAAGAGATTGCTATTTCGCAAGAGAGTGTTGGAGATAATGCCAAACTCCTGAAGGATAATCTTGAGATTCAGGGTTATTTTTATAAAGGCCAGACCTTATCCATTACTTTGCCCAATTTTATTGAATTCAATATTATCGAAACTGAGCCGGGTATAAAAGGCGATTCATCAAAGAGTGGGACAAAACCTGCTACTGTTGATACCGGCACAACTATCCAGGTTCCTTTATTTATTAATGTAGGAGACAAGATCAAAGTAGACACGCGAACCGGTGGCACCTATGTTGAGAGGATTAATTGAGTTTAAACTCTAAATAAGCTCTAAGCCATAAGCGATAAGCTGTAAGCTTACAGCTTAAAACTTACAACTTAAAGCTTTTGTTTTGAAGTTTTGAGTTTTAGTGTTTTAGAATTTAAGGATTATTAACAAATAAGAAAGAAGGTGTGGGGTGAACATTAAAGAGATCAAAGAAATGATTAATTTAATGAATGAGAATAGCCTTGCTGAATTGGAGGTAGAGAAGGATGGTATGCGTATCCGCCTTAAAAAAACAGCCAGCGGTTTTGAGGGTTTCGAAGGCCCGGTTCTTTTACAGGGACAAGGTGTAGCTAATCAGCCTAAGGTTGGGGGAATACAGGAGCCCATAGAGAAGAATGAAATTAAAACAGTTGAGATTAAATCTCCTATGGTGGGCACATTCTACCGGGCACCAAATCCTGAAGCC
The genomic region above belongs to Candidatus Omnitrophota bacterium and contains:
- the accB gene encoding acetyl-CoA carboxylase biotin carboxyl carrier protein, giving the protein MNIKEIKEMINLMNENSLAELEVEKDGMRIRLKKTASGFEGFEGPVLLQGQGVANQPKVGGIQEPIEKNEIKTVEIKSPMVGTFYRAPNPEAPAYVEVGQNIEPGQVICIIEAMKLMNEIKSEIKGKILEILVDNAEPVEFGQPLFLIEPL
- a CDS encoding Trm112 family protein translates to MIDKELLDILVCPACKGDVELKARKIVCKKCGKTYPVSDGIPIMLIDQAQ
- the efp gene encoding elongation factor P, translating into MALSINEIKSGVTILVDGDVYVCLDAQHVKPGKGAAFVRARLRNMKNNNIQEKTFRGDDKIEQAFIEERKLQYQYSSGGMFHFMDTENFEEIAISQESVGDNAKLLKDNLEIQGYFYKGQTLSITLPNFIEFNIIETEPGIKGDSSKSGTKPATVDTGTTIQVPLFINVGDKIKVDTRTGGTYVERIN
- the rpsU gene encoding 30S ribosomal protein S21 — encoded protein: MTQVEVKRDESFESALRRFKKKIEQEGILREVRDRKHYEKPSERKRKKAKARK
- the amrB gene encoding AmmeMemoRadiSam system protein B, with translation MSSQSNLRKPAVAGQFYPSSAEGLNSMIASFADTKTQKSDCLGVILPHAGYIYSGKVATQIISGINIKENIVLLGPNHTGRGAVFSIMTQGSWQTPLGNLEINSKLANLLLSKSRFLKNDSLAHQDEHSLEVELPILQYFRRDFKIVPIAMMTDDLSMLSEVAESLAEVINENDLKNSTMFIASSDMTHYESQKSAQSKDALAIEAIVTLDEYRLELLVKKLSISMCGFAPVAVLIKAAKLLGAKGAKLIKYQTSGDATGDTSSVVGYAGITIY
- a CDS encoding DUF1844 domain-containing protein, whose product is MDEINKSENNGLASDTQNRKKIDESWKQAVEKEKQEPQDKKGFVPPEADFKFFITTLTLQASIALGHMANPSSGKVEKDPAQAKFLIDTLAMLEEKTKGNLTKEEMDLLENLLYELRVAYLAKEEDKPK
- a CDS encoding aminopeptidase P family protein: MNYRLRSIYPVLKQRNLDALLVTCPANISYLAQAQSRDSYLLVSPKENIYFTDSRYTEEAKIFLKGQATLKECNGRVFWHIAQSILDLKLERVGFEERNLPFAEFNRIKEYAVGSFNLIPTHSIVEDKRVVKDPQEIMRIKKATSITALALEYIGQFIVPGIKEIEIVAEFERFIRYQGAGGPAFDIIVASGPNSSRPHHISGERKLKNNEPVLIDLGVDYQGYKSDLTRVFFLGKINILVRKVYDIVLTAQELAIKRIRPGAEMAQIDRVARSYIAKKGYRKYFTHNLGHGFGIEVHEDPRISGNETSALKPGMIFTVEPGIYLPGKFGIRIEDMVLITRKGCEVLSGSINK
- the aroQ gene encoding type II 3-dehydroquinate dehydratase: MIKILVIHGPNLDLLGRREPAIYGHITLAKINQMLKIEAKKNKVTLVIKQSNHEGAIVDLIGKAKKNKFQGILINPAAYTHTSVAVRDAIAGCGLNAVEVHLSNIYSREEFRHKSLISPVASGTILGFGAKSYLLGLAALLDLINKK